The following coding sequences lie in one Streptomyces venezuelae genomic window:
- a CDS encoding acetylserotonin O-methyltransferase — protein sequence MPTALENAVYGLLSTPVLHTAVEHGVFTSLIEDGPGTVARLAERLDVDEDTLERMLLVLTSLGVVTRAADGAYALTAEAEPFLDPRNSRYLGGFIKHLTEETQGRLGRLDSYLTEGKPATEASPFDDVYRDAESLRAFMRAMWDLSFGVSRELAPLAGMAGTKHLVDVGGATGPFAVAALLTDPALRATVFDMPAVGPLVGEDAEARPVADRLDFVGGDFFADELPRGDCLAFGYILSDWDDDTCVELLEKAHRACVAPGRVLIMDRLFEDDRTGPLATAAMNLVMHVEMAGRHRTAAEFIALLERAGFADCEVRRSGGEKHVVIGHKR from the coding sequence GGTCCGGGCACCGTCGCGCGGCTCGCCGAGCGCCTCGACGTCGACGAGGACACCTTGGAGCGCATGCTGCTCGTCCTGACGTCCCTCGGCGTCGTCACCCGCGCCGCGGATGGCGCGTACGCGCTGACCGCCGAGGCCGAGCCGTTCCTCGACCCCCGCAACAGCCGCTATTTGGGCGGCTTCATCAAGCACCTCACGGAGGAGACCCAGGGCCGCCTCGGCCGCCTCGACTCCTACCTCACCGAGGGGAAGCCGGCCACGGAGGCGTCCCCGTTCGACGACGTGTACCGGGACGCCGAGTCGCTGCGCGCCTTCATGCGCGCCATGTGGGACCTGAGCTTCGGCGTCTCGAGGGAGCTCGCCCCGCTCGCCGGGATGGCGGGGACGAAGCACCTCGTGGACGTCGGCGGGGCCACGGGGCCGTTCGCCGTGGCGGCGCTGCTCACCGACCCCGCGCTGCGCGCCACCGTCTTCGACATGCCCGCGGTCGGCCCGCTGGTCGGCGAGGACGCCGAGGCACGGCCGGTCGCCGACCGCCTCGACTTCGTGGGCGGCGACTTCTTCGCGGACGAGCTCCCGCGGGGCGACTGCCTCGCCTTCGGCTACATCCTCTCCGACTGGGACGACGACACCTGCGTCGAGCTGCTGGAGAAGGCGCACCGCGCGTGCGTCGCGCCCGGCCGGGTCCTCATCATGGACCGGCTCTTCGAGGACGACCGCACCGGCCCGCTGGCCACCGCCGCGATGAACCTCGTGATGCACGTCGAGATGGCCGGACGGCACCGTACGGCCGCCGAGTTCATCGCGCTCCTCGAACGAGCCGGGTTCGCGGACTGCGAGGTACGCCGGTCCGGCGGCGAGAAGCACGTGGTCATCGGCCACAAGCGGTAG